One Cygnus atratus isolate AKBS03 ecotype Queensland, Australia chromosome 6, CAtr_DNAZoo_HiC_assembly, whole genome shotgun sequence DNA segment encodes these proteins:
- the TSSK6 gene encoding testis-specific serine/threonine-protein kinase 6 → MPKTDAGEKLLCELGYKLGQTLGEGSFSKVKAVTSSKYKVPLAVKVVDRRRAPPAFVYKFLPRELSILRKIRHPNIVRIFELIEVCNGKLYIVMEAAATDLLQLVQQLGKLPCVPEARDIFAQVVGAVRYLHDRNLVHRDLKCENVLLAADGRRAKLTDFGFSKEANSYPDLSTTFCGSAAYASPEVLLGIPYDAKKYDMWSLGVMLFVMVTGYMPFNDTRIRSMPQQQKKGVLYPEGLPPLPEPCRALIGQLLRFSPASRPGVGQVAKNSWLKGDI, encoded by the coding sequence ATGCCAAAAACGGACGCAGGCGAGAAGCTGCTCTGTGAGCTGGGCTACAAGCTGGGTCAGACCTTAGGGGAGGGCAGCTTCTCCAAAGTGAAAGCGGTCACCTCCAGCAAATACAAGGTTCCCTTAGCCGTCAAGGTGGTGGACCGGCGACGAGCCCCCCCAGCCTTCGTGTACAAGTTTCTGCCCCGGGAGCTCTCCATCCTGCGCAAGATCCGGCACCCCAACATCGTGCGCATCTTCGAGCTCATCGAGGTGTGCAACGGGAAGCTCTACATCGTGATGGAGGCAGCGGCCACcgacctgctgcagctggtgcagcagctgggaaagctgcCCTGCGTCCCCGAGGCCCGGGACATCTTCGCGCAGGTCGTGGGGGCCGTGCGCTACCTGCACGACCGCAACCTGGTGCACCGGGACCTCAAGTGCGAGAACGTGCTGCTCGCCGCGGACGGCCGCCGGGCCAAGCTCACCGACTTTGGTTTCAGCAAGGAGGCCAACAGCTATCCGGACCTGAGCACCACCTTCTGCGGGTCAGCAGCCTATGCTTCCCCCGAGGTGCTGCTGGGCATCCCCTACGACGCCAAGAAGTACGACATGTGGAGCCTGGGGGTGATGCTCTTCGTGATGGTGACCGGCTACATGCCCTTCAATGACACCCGCATCCGCAGCAtgccccagcagcagaagaagGGGGTGCTGTACCCGGAGGGGCTGCCCCCGCTGCCGGAGCCCTGCCGAGCCCTCATCGGCCAGCTGCTGCGCTTCAGCCCGGCCTCGCGGCCCGGCGTGGGGCAGGTGGCCAAGAACAGCTGGCTGAAGGGGGACATCTGA